One Phoenix dactylifera cultivar Barhee BC4 chromosome 8, palm_55x_up_171113_PBpolish2nd_filt_p, whole genome shotgun sequence genomic window carries:
- the LOC103708794 gene encoding uncharacterized protein LOC103708794, with protein MLGFVAPPLFLLCAISPMAVAFTDGLLPNGNFELGPASSKLRGTEVIGRNAIPRWEISGTVEYIPWGHKQGDMLLVVPEGSYAVRLGNEASIKQRIKVTRGVRYSLTFSAARTCAQDERLNVSVAPESGVVPMQTMYSSNGWDSYAWAWNAKSDVAEVVIHNPGVEEDPACGPLIDSVAVKALHPPSRTNKNLLKNGDFEEGPYILPNTTWGVLIPPTTEDDHSPLPGWMVDSPKAVKYLDSAHFFVPHGRRAVELLAGKESALAQEVRTVPGRAYALAFSVGDASNACEGSMIVEAFAGEHTVKVPYESKGAGGAKRAVLRFRASKARTRIVFLSSNYSTRRDDLSSLCGPVLDDVALVSIRNPKGVTKR; from the exons ATGCTGGGCTTCGTGGCGCCGCCGCTCTTCCTCCTTTGTGCCATCTCCCCGATGGCCGTGGCCTTCACCGACG GGTTGCTGCCCAACGGTAACTTCGAGCTGGGCCCGGCGTCGTCGAAGCTAAGGGGAACGGAGGTGATCGGCCGGAACGCCATACCCCGATGGGAGATCTCGGGCACGGTAGAGTACATACCATGGGGCCACAAGCAAGGGGACATGCTGCTGGTGGTCCCCGAGGGGTCGTACGCCGTCCGATTGGGGAACGAGGCCTCCATCAAGCAGCGGATCAAGGTGACGAGAGGGGTGCGGTACTCGCTGACGTTCAGCGCCGCCCGGACGTGCGCGCAGGACGAACGGCTCAACGTCTCGGTGGCGCCGGAGTCCGGCGTCGTCCCCATGCAGACCATGTACAGCAGCAATGGCTGGGACTCTTACGCCTGGGCCTGGAACGCCAAGTCCGACGTCGCCGAGGTTGTCATCCACAACCCCGGCGTTGAGGAGGACCCGGCCTGTGGACCGCTCATCGACTCCGTGGCCGTCAAGGCGCTGCACCCGCCCAGCAGGACCAACA AGAACCTGCTGAAGAACGGGGACTTTGAGGAAGGGCCCTACATCCTCCCCAACACCACGTGGGGGGTCCTCATTCCCCCGACCACGGAGGACGACCACTCCCCACTCCCCGGCTGGATGGTAGACTCCCCCAAGGCGGTCAAGTACCTGGACTCCGCTCACTTCTTCGTCCCCCACGGCCGCCGCGCCGTCGAGCTCCTCGCCGGCAAGGAGAGCGCCCTCGCACAGGAGGTCCGCACCGTCCCCGGCCGCGCCTACGCCCTCGCCTTCTCCGTCGGCGACGCCTCCAACGCCTGCGAGGGCAGCATGATCGTCGAGGCCTTCGCCGGCGAGCACACCGTCAAGGTCCCCTACGAGTCCAAGGGCGCCGGCGGGGCCAAGCGCGCCGTGCTCCGCTTCCGGGCGAGCAAGGCCCGCACCCGCATCGTCTTCTTGAGCTCCAACTACAGCACCCGGCGCGACGACCTCAGCTCGCTCTGCGGGCCCGTGCTCGACGACGTCGCGCTGGTCAGCATCCGCAACCCCAAGGGCGTCACGAAACGTTAA
- the LOC103708793 gene encoding GTP-binding nuclear protein Ran1B-like, producing MALPSQQTVDYPSFKLVIVGDGGTGKTTFVKRHLTGEFEKKYEPTIGVEVHPLDFHTNCGKVRFYCWDTAGQEKFGGLRDGYYIHGQCAIIMFDVTARLTYKNVPTWHRDLCRVCENIPIVLCGNKVDVKNRQVKAKMVTFHRKKNLQYYEISAKSNYNFEKPFLYLARKLAGDPSLHFVESPALAPPEVHIDLAAQQQYEAEIAAAAAQPLPDDDDDAFD from the exons ATG GCGCTTCCGAGCCAACAGACGGTGGATTACCCTAGCTTCAAGCTCGTGATCGTTGGGGACGGTGGGACAG GGAAGACTACCTTCGTCAAGAGACATCTCACGGGGGaatttgagaagaaatatgaac CTACCATTGGTGTCGAAGTCCATCCCTTGGATTTCCACACCAACTGTGGAAAGGTCCGGTTCTACTGCTGGGATACTGCGGGACAGGAGAAGTTTGGTGGGCTTAGGGATGGATATTA CATCCATGGCCAGTGTGCGATTATCATGTTCGATGTCACTGCAAGGCTTACATACAAAAATGTCCCCACATGGCATAGGGACCTTTGCCG GGTTTGCGAGAATATTCCCATTGTCCTTTGCGGAAACAAGGTTGATGTAAAGAACAGGCAGGTGAAAGCAAAGATGGTTACATTTCACAGGAAGAAGAATCTCCAGTACTATGAAATTTCTGCTAAGAGCAATTACAATTTTGAGAAGCCTTTTCTGTATCTGGCTAGAAAGCTCGCAGG GGATCCAAGCCTTCATTTTGTTGAGTCACCGGCTCTGGCTCCTCCTGAAGTTCATATCGACCTTGCTGCACAACAACA GTATGAAGCTGAGATAGCAGCTGCAGCAGCACAGCCCCTTCCAGATGACGATGATGATGCttttgattaa